A single window of Colletes latitarsis isolate SP2378_abdomen chromosome 11, iyColLati1, whole genome shotgun sequence DNA harbors:
- the Rig gene encoding gem nuclear organelle associated protein rigor mortis isoform X2, whose translation MNEVTLPPSPNWYLSNVLACSFDGTVAWGGRNVIVILKTDKNDKSLQYSIIKHAHKDRVTCLAFTPKFEQVTDNLIASVGDENIIKIWNLKTLSIVYSHSLGAHKQTIGVDWSYKEPFVVYSASSDGCVLSWNAYFNSTSSILLGKIIPTCLSSCPHNPHLVAVGTKSGLVYILSFQGQGTIVYKLRGHDTEVVSLSWCPSEYNVISKNQKKELLLASGGKDRSIFIWKAGGDGRYEMTISLPTGPLDSKQHRSKLNTSVGTWIALCWVEPNLLLTSSSWGELLSWNLTTMVKGKPTCKMIHAHHSRGLFCIAHVPTIQTNVVENWRMKHRLQIWTLAQDRKVICCNIQEDNVEIEYNIFTQSGYVYCMAACPLDTSHIAFGAGDAMLRLWNLSEPHNTSFDITVLWQKIKGKIRTISWHPEKENLLAYATEEGRIGVFDTNGNKPPILYRQYHRNVVYSINWGPHPNNKQYVLYSCAEGELVFYDPAKHNEEPTSVLKKECTESSWKPDFSCLAVGFENGSISFLNRKFELRGYGKFSSVMVHCLVWHPESTATDSTYSPFKNYLAVAFKSTTIIILDLSNFMNHLTKLENYTENDIEKKCDSYKVHEVVATLVGHIHSVVCLAWSPYISGQLISGSYDHTTQVWNVETQELIATYTGHCGPVLCCMWSPLNPDYIITGSGDFTVRIWKVAANSATLTQEEILQKSTKKSKKEKIKTNKITNILTENMSECSISNVSQTVQNSKTVSETKVEKKKGDRIPYFTKDPKTMNDKTYLLNSIINIVRNKQNENVDIEENQQDIFHYMTPLFSEKDFMSFFTNKKCNHAEKNRHNVATEMDIWCDNLKQNLEEAAKEKRLNDFLISLSASLSMKTWKDMCELYAYQLVNEGNPHKAVSYLLCIHKTYKAIKVLQDANLYKEAYVLARCKLESDDPVLTDVLKNWATYDVRVGYFEEAAYIYAQLQDFSNTVKYLTRIKDSTTLMTAAEIALLCGDDILSKSLAEEAINAAMKNSEHNLVRSIITKFPYLKYREVHLLTLQELEKIIEKDVKLDTIQMWLTGELKYGLFQELKTICGDSSSYYNELHQISYEIAMAITSIEKQQQLKHIVTALGAITQFEILHRKNLEDQCNFLIEIIIKLDAKSPLDEESIYTKIDYPVSISLRAYLCYALLNWLTDNVHEENMNNINMQISIVLIENLIEDVLNKRAVKYWSITNEINKLESQVVSDLCKIQENKDEQYMESLVQELNILKTEKKQLLDELVCIPNPIMVYSKANELANKLLDETIQTKFQEIVSKAWTNATS comes from the exons ATGAATGAAGTTACTTTACCACCGTCGCCAAATTGGTATTTAAGTAATGTTCTTGCTTGTTCTTTTGATGGAACTGTTGCATGGGGTGGTAGAAATGTAATTGTTATCCTTAAAACTGACAAAAACGATAAGTCATTACAATATTCCATCATTAAACATGCTCACAAAGATAGAGTGACTTGCCTTGCCTTTACTCCTAAATTTGAACAAGTAACTGATAATTTAATAGCTTCAGTAGgagatgaaaatataattaaaatatggaaTTTGAAAACATTATCTATAGTTTACAGCCATTCCCTTGGAGCT caTAAACAAACAATAGGCGTGGATTGGTCATATAAAGAACCTTTTGTTGTATACTCAGCAAGTTCTGATGGTTGTGTATTATCATGGAATGCTTACTTTAACAGTACCTCTTCCATTTTATTAGGAAAGATAATACCTACATGTCTTTCCTCTTGTCCCCATAATCCACATCTTGTGGCTGTAGGTACTAAGAGTGGTTTAGTCTATATTTTGAGTTTTCAAGGACAAGGAACAATAGTTTATAAATTAAGAGGACACGATActgaagtagttagtttatcATGGTGTCCTTCAGAATATAATGTTATAAGCAAAAATCaaaaaaaagaattactttTAGCTTCAGGAGGGAAAGACAG atcaatttttatttggaaAGCTGGTGGAGATGGACGTTATGAAATGACAATTTCATTGCCTACTGGACCTCTTGATTCTAAACAACATAGAAGCAAATTAAATACATCAGTAGGTACTTGGATTGCACTTTGTTGGGTAGAGCCCAACTTATTGCTTACAAGTTCCTCTTGGGGTGAATTATTATCTTGGAATTTAACAACAATGGTAAAGGGCAAACCTACTTGTAAGATGATACATGCACATCATAGTAGAGGTTTATTTTGTATTGCACATGTACCAACTATCCAAACAAATGTGGTAGAAAATTGGAGAATGAAACACAG acttcaaatttggacttTGGCACAAGATCGTAAAGTTATTTGTTGTAATATACAAGAAGATAATGTTGAAatagaatataatatttttacacaaAGTGGATACGTTTATTGCATGGCTGCCTGTCCATTAGATACTTCACACATTGCATTTGGAGCTGGTGATGCTATGCTACGATTATGGAATTTGTCAGAACCACATAATACTTCATTTGATATAACTGTCTTATGGCAAAAGATAAAAGGAAAGATTCGTACG ATATCATGGCATCCTGAAAAGGAAAATTTGCTAGCATATGCAACCGAAGAAGGTCGAATTGGTGTGTTTGATACAAATGGAAACAAACCACCCATTTTGTATAGACAATATCACAGAAATGTAGTATATTCTATTAATTGGGGTCCTCATCCAAACAATAAGCAGTATGTTTTATACTCTTGTGCAGAAGGAGAGCTTGTATTCTATGATCCAGCAAAACACAATGAAG AACCAACATCTGTATTAAAAAAGGAATGTACAGAATCTTCCTGGAAACCAGATTTTTCTTGTTTAGCAGTAGGATTTGAGAATGG ATCAATTTCATTTCTTAATCGCAAGTTTGAACTGCGCGGATATGGTAAATTTTCATCAGTAATGGTGCATTGCTTAGTATGGCATCCTGAAAGTACAGCAACAGATTCAACGTATTCtccatttaaaaattatttagctGTTGCCTTTAAATCGACTACAATAATTATCTTGGATCTATCCAATTTTATGAATCATttaacaaaattagaaaattacacGGAAAATGATATTGAGAAAAAATGTGATTCGTATAAGGTGCACGAAGTTGTAGCCACCCTAGTTGGTCATATTCACAGTGTTGTTTGTTTAGCATGGAGCCCATATATTAGTGGACAATTGATATCGGGTAGCTATGACCATACTACGCAG GTATGGAATGTTGAAACACAAGAATTAATAGCTACTTATACAGGACATTGTGGCCCAGTACTATGTTGTATGTGGAGTCCACTAAATCCTGATTATATTATAACAGGCTCTGGAGATTTTACAGTACGGATATGGAAAGTCGCTGCTAACAGTGCCACTTTGACACAAGAAGAAATACTTCAAAAATCAACAAAGAAAAGTAAAAAGGAGAAAATCAAAACAAATAAGATCACTAACATTTTGACTGAAAATATGTCAGAATGTTCGATATCAAATGTTTCTCAGACTGTACAAA attCAAAAACAGTATCAGAGACGAAAGTAGAAAAGAAAAAGGGTGACCGAATACCATATTTTACAAAAGACCCTAAAACAATGAATGATAAAACATATTTGCTTAACTCTATCATAAATATTGTAAGAAACAAACAAAATGAAAATGTAGATATTGAAGAAAATCAGCAAGACATTTTCCATTATATGACACCATTATTCTCGGAAAAAGATTTTATGTCATTTTTTACCAATAAGA AATGCAATCATGCTGAGAAAAATAGGCATAATGTAGCAACAGAAATGGACATATGGTGTGACAATCTTAAACAAAATTTAGAAGAAGCTGCCAAAGAGAAACGCCTGAATGACTTTCTTATTTCGCTTTCAGCTAGTCTTTCTATGAA aacatggaAAGATATGTGTGAGCTCTATGCATATCAATTAGTAAATGAAGGCAATCCTCATAAAGCAGTATCATATTTACTTTGTATACATAAAACTTACAAAGCTATAAAAGTACTCCAAGATGCGAATTTGTACAAAGAAGCTTATGTTCTCGCGAGATGTAAACTTGAATCAGATGATCCAGTCCTAACAGACGTGTTAAAAAATTGGGCAACCTACGATGTACGCGTAGGTTACTTTGAAGAAGCAGCATACAT ttatgCTCAATTACAAGACTTTTCCAATACAGTGAAATATCTTACACGTATTAAAGATTCAACTACTTTAATGACTGCAGCCGAGATTGCACTTTTATGTGGCGACGACATTCTTAGTAAGTCTTTAGCCGAGGAAGCAATAAATGCAGCTATGAAAAATTCAGAGCATAATTTAGTTCGAAGTATAATCACAAAATTTCCATATCTTAAA TACCGGGAAGTACATTTATTAACCCTTCAAgaacttgaaaaaattattgaaaaagacgTAAAGCTCGACACGATTCAAATGTGGTTGACCGGAGAATTAAAATATGGATTATTCCAAGAATTGAAAACAATATGTGGAGATAGTAGTTCTTATTACAATGAGTTACATCaaa TTAGCTATGAAATTGCAATGGCAATAACTTCTATTGAAAAACAACAGCAGTTGAAACATATTGTTACCGCATTAGGTGCCATTACACAGTTTGAAATATTGCATCGAAAAAATCTTGAAGATCAGTGTAACTTCTTaattgaaattattattaaattagatGCTAAAAGCCCACTGGATGAAGAGAGCATTTATACAAAAATTGATTATCCTGTATCAATTAGCTTACGAGCTTATTTATGTTATGCTCTTTTAAATTGGCTCACAGATAATGTACATGAAGAAAATATGAATAACATCAACATGCAGATTTCCAttgttttaatagaaaatttgatCGAGGATGTTTTAAATAAAcgtgctgtaaaatattggtcgattacAAACGAAATTAACAAACTGGAAAGCCAAGTAGTTTCCGATCTGT gtaaaattcaagaaaataaaGATGAACAATATATGGAATCTCTTGTACAAGAATTGAATATATTAAAAACTGAAAAGAAACAACTTCTTGATGAACTAGTTTGCATTCCTAATCCTATTATGGTTTATAGCAAGGCAAATGAATTAGCTAACAAGCTGTTGGATGAAACTATTCAAACTAAGTTTCAAGAAATTGTTTCCAAAGCATGGACGAATGCTACCTCGTAA
- the Rig gene encoding gem nuclear organelle associated protein rigor mortis isoform X1: MNEVTLPPSPNWYLSNVLACSFDGTVAWGGRNVIVILKTDKNDKSLQYSIIKHAHKDRVTCLAFTPKFEQVTDNLIASVGDENIIKIWNLKTLSIVYSHSLGAHKQTIGVDWSYKEPFVVYSASSDGCVLSWNAYFNSTSSILLGKIIPTCLSSCPHNPHLVAVGTKSGLVYILSFQGQGTIVYKLRGHDTEVVSLSWCPSEYNVISKNQKKELLLASGGKDRSIFIWKAGGDGRYEMTISLPTGPLDSKQHRSKLNTSVGTWIALCWVEPNLLLTSSSWGELLSWNLTTMVKGKPTCKMIHAHHSRGLFCIAHVPTIQTNVVENWRMKHRLQIWTLAQDRKVICCNIQEDNVEIEYNIFTQSGYVYCMAACPLDTSHIAFGAGDAMLRLWNLSEPHNTSFDITVLWQKIKGKIRTISWHPEKENLLAYATEEGRIGVFDTNGNKPPILYRQYHRNVVYSINWGPHPNNKQYVLYSCAEGELVFYDPAKHNEEPTSVLKKECTESSWKPDFSCLAVGFENGSISFLNRKFELRGYGKFSSVMVHCLVWHPESTATDSTYSPFKNYLAVAFKSTTIIILDLSNFMNHLTKLENYTENDIEKKCDSYKVHEVVATLVGHIHSVVCLAWSPYISGQLISGSYDHTTQVWNVETQELIATYTGHCGPVLCCMWSPLNPDYIITGSGDFTVRIWKVAANSATLTQEEILQKSTKKSKKEKIKTNKITNILTENMSECSISNVSQTVQNSKTVSETKVEKKKGDRIPYFTKDPKTMNDKTYLLNSIINIVRNKQNENVDIEENQQDIFHYMTPLFSEKDFMSFFTNKKCNHAEKNRHNVATEMDIWCDNLKQNLEEAAKEKRLNDFLISLSASLSMKTWKDMCELYAYQLVNEGNPHKAVSYLLCIHKTYKAIKVLQDANLYKEAYVLARCKLESDDPVLTDVLKNWATYDVRVGYFEEAAYIYAQLQDFSNTVKYLTRIKDSTTLMTAAEIALLCGDDILSKSLAEEAINAAMKNSEHNLVRSIITKFPYLKYREVHLLTLQELEKIIEKDVKLDTIQMWLTGELKYGLFQELKTICGDSSSYYNELHQSNFSNTLENEQMLWFTVSYEIAMAITSIEKQQQLKHIVTALGAITQFEILHRKNLEDQCNFLIEIIIKLDAKSPLDEESIYTKIDYPVSISLRAYLCYALLNWLTDNVHEENMNNINMQISIVLIENLIEDVLNKRAVKYWSITNEINKLESQVVSDLCKIQENKDEQYMESLVQELNILKTEKKQLLDELVCIPNPIMVYSKANELANKLLDETIQTKFQEIVSKAWTNATS; the protein is encoded by the exons ATGAATGAAGTTACTTTACCACCGTCGCCAAATTGGTATTTAAGTAATGTTCTTGCTTGTTCTTTTGATGGAACTGTTGCATGGGGTGGTAGAAATGTAATTGTTATCCTTAAAACTGACAAAAACGATAAGTCATTACAATATTCCATCATTAAACATGCTCACAAAGATAGAGTGACTTGCCTTGCCTTTACTCCTAAATTTGAACAAGTAACTGATAATTTAATAGCTTCAGTAGgagatgaaaatataattaaaatatggaaTTTGAAAACATTATCTATAGTTTACAGCCATTCCCTTGGAGCT caTAAACAAACAATAGGCGTGGATTGGTCATATAAAGAACCTTTTGTTGTATACTCAGCAAGTTCTGATGGTTGTGTATTATCATGGAATGCTTACTTTAACAGTACCTCTTCCATTTTATTAGGAAAGATAATACCTACATGTCTTTCCTCTTGTCCCCATAATCCACATCTTGTGGCTGTAGGTACTAAGAGTGGTTTAGTCTATATTTTGAGTTTTCAAGGACAAGGAACAATAGTTTATAAATTAAGAGGACACGATActgaagtagttagtttatcATGGTGTCCTTCAGAATATAATGTTATAAGCAAAAATCaaaaaaaagaattactttTAGCTTCAGGAGGGAAAGACAG atcaatttttatttggaaAGCTGGTGGAGATGGACGTTATGAAATGACAATTTCATTGCCTACTGGACCTCTTGATTCTAAACAACATAGAAGCAAATTAAATACATCAGTAGGTACTTGGATTGCACTTTGTTGGGTAGAGCCCAACTTATTGCTTACAAGTTCCTCTTGGGGTGAATTATTATCTTGGAATTTAACAACAATGGTAAAGGGCAAACCTACTTGTAAGATGATACATGCACATCATAGTAGAGGTTTATTTTGTATTGCACATGTACCAACTATCCAAACAAATGTGGTAGAAAATTGGAGAATGAAACACAG acttcaaatttggacttTGGCACAAGATCGTAAAGTTATTTGTTGTAATATACAAGAAGATAATGTTGAAatagaatataatatttttacacaaAGTGGATACGTTTATTGCATGGCTGCCTGTCCATTAGATACTTCACACATTGCATTTGGAGCTGGTGATGCTATGCTACGATTATGGAATTTGTCAGAACCACATAATACTTCATTTGATATAACTGTCTTATGGCAAAAGATAAAAGGAAAGATTCGTACG ATATCATGGCATCCTGAAAAGGAAAATTTGCTAGCATATGCAACCGAAGAAGGTCGAATTGGTGTGTTTGATACAAATGGAAACAAACCACCCATTTTGTATAGACAATATCACAGAAATGTAGTATATTCTATTAATTGGGGTCCTCATCCAAACAATAAGCAGTATGTTTTATACTCTTGTGCAGAAGGAGAGCTTGTATTCTATGATCCAGCAAAACACAATGAAG AACCAACATCTGTATTAAAAAAGGAATGTACAGAATCTTCCTGGAAACCAGATTTTTCTTGTTTAGCAGTAGGATTTGAGAATGG ATCAATTTCATTTCTTAATCGCAAGTTTGAACTGCGCGGATATGGTAAATTTTCATCAGTAATGGTGCATTGCTTAGTATGGCATCCTGAAAGTACAGCAACAGATTCAACGTATTCtccatttaaaaattatttagctGTTGCCTTTAAATCGACTACAATAATTATCTTGGATCTATCCAATTTTATGAATCATttaacaaaattagaaaattacacGGAAAATGATATTGAGAAAAAATGTGATTCGTATAAGGTGCACGAAGTTGTAGCCACCCTAGTTGGTCATATTCACAGTGTTGTTTGTTTAGCATGGAGCCCATATATTAGTGGACAATTGATATCGGGTAGCTATGACCATACTACGCAG GTATGGAATGTTGAAACACAAGAATTAATAGCTACTTATACAGGACATTGTGGCCCAGTACTATGTTGTATGTGGAGTCCACTAAATCCTGATTATATTATAACAGGCTCTGGAGATTTTACAGTACGGATATGGAAAGTCGCTGCTAACAGTGCCACTTTGACACAAGAAGAAATACTTCAAAAATCAACAAAGAAAAGTAAAAAGGAGAAAATCAAAACAAATAAGATCACTAACATTTTGACTGAAAATATGTCAGAATGTTCGATATCAAATGTTTCTCAGACTGTACAAA attCAAAAACAGTATCAGAGACGAAAGTAGAAAAGAAAAAGGGTGACCGAATACCATATTTTACAAAAGACCCTAAAACAATGAATGATAAAACATATTTGCTTAACTCTATCATAAATATTGTAAGAAACAAACAAAATGAAAATGTAGATATTGAAGAAAATCAGCAAGACATTTTCCATTATATGACACCATTATTCTCGGAAAAAGATTTTATGTCATTTTTTACCAATAAGA AATGCAATCATGCTGAGAAAAATAGGCATAATGTAGCAACAGAAATGGACATATGGTGTGACAATCTTAAACAAAATTTAGAAGAAGCTGCCAAAGAGAAACGCCTGAATGACTTTCTTATTTCGCTTTCAGCTAGTCTTTCTATGAA aacatggaAAGATATGTGTGAGCTCTATGCATATCAATTAGTAAATGAAGGCAATCCTCATAAAGCAGTATCATATTTACTTTGTATACATAAAACTTACAAAGCTATAAAAGTACTCCAAGATGCGAATTTGTACAAAGAAGCTTATGTTCTCGCGAGATGTAAACTTGAATCAGATGATCCAGTCCTAACAGACGTGTTAAAAAATTGGGCAACCTACGATGTACGCGTAGGTTACTTTGAAGAAGCAGCATACAT ttatgCTCAATTACAAGACTTTTCCAATACAGTGAAATATCTTACACGTATTAAAGATTCAACTACTTTAATGACTGCAGCCGAGATTGCACTTTTATGTGGCGACGACATTCTTAGTAAGTCTTTAGCCGAGGAAGCAATAAATGCAGCTATGAAAAATTCAGAGCATAATTTAGTTCGAAGTATAATCACAAAATTTCCATATCTTAAA TACCGGGAAGTACATTTATTAACCCTTCAAgaacttgaaaaaattattgaaaaagacgTAAAGCTCGACACGATTCAAATGTGGTTGACCGGAGAATTAAAATATGGATTATTCCAAGAATTGAAAACAATATGTGGAGATAGTAGTTCTTATTACAATGAGTTACATCaaagtaatttttctaataCTTTGGAAAATGAACAGATG ttATGGTTCACAGTTAGCTATGAAATTGCAATGGCAATAACTTCTATTGAAAAACAACAGCAGTTGAAACATATTGTTACCGCATTAGGTGCCATTACACAGTTTGAAATATTGCATCGAAAAAATCTTGAAGATCAGTGTAACTTCTTaattgaaattattattaaattagatGCTAAAAGCCCACTGGATGAAGAGAGCATTTATACAAAAATTGATTATCCTGTATCAATTAGCTTACGAGCTTATTTATGTTATGCTCTTTTAAATTGGCTCACAGATAATGTACATGAAGAAAATATGAATAACATCAACATGCAGATTTCCAttgttttaatagaaaatttgatCGAGGATGTTTTAAATAAAcgtgctgtaaaatattggtcgattacAAACGAAATTAACAAACTGGAAAGCCAAGTAGTTTCCGATCTGT gtaaaattcaagaaaataaaGATGAACAATATATGGAATCTCTTGTACAAGAATTGAATATATTAAAAACTGAAAAGAAACAACTTCTTGATGAACTAGTTTGCATTCCTAATCCTATTATGGTTTATAGCAAGGCAAATGAATTAGCTAACAAGCTGTTGGATGAAACTATTCAAACTAAGTTTCAAGAAATTGTTTCCAAAGCATGGACGAATGCTACCTCGTAA
- the Rig gene encoding gem nuclear organelle associated protein rigor mortis isoform X3 encodes MTISLPTGPLDSKQHRSKLNTSVGTWIALCWVEPNLLLTSSSWGELLSWNLTTMVKGKPTCKMIHAHHSRGLFCIAHVPTIQTNVVENWRMKHRLQIWTLAQDRKVICCNIQEDNVEIEYNIFTQSGYVYCMAACPLDTSHIAFGAGDAMLRLWNLSEPHNTSFDITVLWQKIKGKIRTISWHPEKENLLAYATEEGRIGVFDTNGNKPPILYRQYHRNVVYSINWGPHPNNKQYVLYSCAEGELVFYDPAKHNEEPTSVLKKECTESSWKPDFSCLAVGFENGSISFLNRKFELRGYGKFSSVMVHCLVWHPESTATDSTYSPFKNYLAVAFKSTTIIILDLSNFMNHLTKLENYTENDIEKKCDSYKVHEVVATLVGHIHSVVCLAWSPYISGQLISGSYDHTTQVWNVETQELIATYTGHCGPVLCCMWSPLNPDYIITGSGDFTVRIWKVAANSATLTQEEILQKSTKKSKKEKIKTNKITNILTENMSECSISNVSQTVQNSKTVSETKVEKKKGDRIPYFTKDPKTMNDKTYLLNSIINIVRNKQNENVDIEENQQDIFHYMTPLFSEKDFMSFFTNKKCNHAEKNRHNVATEMDIWCDNLKQNLEEAAKEKRLNDFLISLSASLSMKTWKDMCELYAYQLVNEGNPHKAVSYLLCIHKTYKAIKVLQDANLYKEAYVLARCKLESDDPVLTDVLKNWATYDVRVGYFEEAAYIYAQLQDFSNTVKYLTRIKDSTTLMTAAEIALLCGDDILSKSLAEEAINAAMKNSEHNLVRSIITKFPYLKYREVHLLTLQELEKIIEKDVKLDTIQMWLTGELKYGLFQELKTICGDSSSYYNELHQSNFSNTLENEQMLWFTVSYEIAMAITSIEKQQQLKHIVTALGAITQFEILHRKNLEDQCNFLIEIIIKLDAKSPLDEESIYTKIDYPVSISLRAYLCYALLNWLTDNVHEENMNNINMQISIVLIENLIEDVLNKRAVKYWSITNEINKLESQVVSDLCKIQENKDEQYMESLVQELNILKTEKKQLLDELVCIPNPIMVYSKANELANKLLDETIQTKFQEIVSKAWTNATS; translated from the exons ATGACAATTTCATTGCCTACTGGACCTCTTGATTCTAAACAACATAGAAGCAAATTAAATACATCAGTAGGTACTTGGATTGCACTTTGTTGGGTAGAGCCCAACTTATTGCTTACAAGTTCCTCTTGGGGTGAATTATTATCTTGGAATTTAACAACAATGGTAAAGGGCAAACCTACTTGTAAGATGATACATGCACATCATAGTAGAGGTTTATTTTGTATTGCACATGTACCAACTATCCAAACAAATGTGGTAGAAAATTGGAGAATGAAACACAG acttcaaatttggacttTGGCACAAGATCGTAAAGTTATTTGTTGTAATATACAAGAAGATAATGTTGAAatagaatataatatttttacacaaAGTGGATACGTTTATTGCATGGCTGCCTGTCCATTAGATACTTCACACATTGCATTTGGAGCTGGTGATGCTATGCTACGATTATGGAATTTGTCAGAACCACATAATACTTCATTTGATATAACTGTCTTATGGCAAAAGATAAAAGGAAAGATTCGTACG ATATCATGGCATCCTGAAAAGGAAAATTTGCTAGCATATGCAACCGAAGAAGGTCGAATTGGTGTGTTTGATACAAATGGAAACAAACCACCCATTTTGTATAGACAATATCACAGAAATGTAGTATATTCTATTAATTGGGGTCCTCATCCAAACAATAAGCAGTATGTTTTATACTCTTGTGCAGAAGGAGAGCTTGTATTCTATGATCCAGCAAAACACAATGAAG AACCAACATCTGTATTAAAAAAGGAATGTACAGAATCTTCCTGGAAACCAGATTTTTCTTGTTTAGCAGTAGGATTTGAGAATGG ATCAATTTCATTTCTTAATCGCAAGTTTGAACTGCGCGGATATGGTAAATTTTCATCAGTAATGGTGCATTGCTTAGTATGGCATCCTGAAAGTACAGCAACAGATTCAACGTATTCtccatttaaaaattatttagctGTTGCCTTTAAATCGACTACAATAATTATCTTGGATCTATCCAATTTTATGAATCATttaacaaaattagaaaattacacGGAAAATGATATTGAGAAAAAATGTGATTCGTATAAGGTGCACGAAGTTGTAGCCACCCTAGTTGGTCATATTCACAGTGTTGTTTGTTTAGCATGGAGCCCATATATTAGTGGACAATTGATATCGGGTAGCTATGACCATACTACGCAG GTATGGAATGTTGAAACACAAGAATTAATAGCTACTTATACAGGACATTGTGGCCCAGTACTATGTTGTATGTGGAGTCCACTAAATCCTGATTATATTATAACAGGCTCTGGAGATTTTACAGTACGGATATGGAAAGTCGCTGCTAACAGTGCCACTTTGACACAAGAAGAAATACTTCAAAAATCAACAAAGAAAAGTAAAAAGGAGAAAATCAAAACAAATAAGATCACTAACATTTTGACTGAAAATATGTCAGAATGTTCGATATCAAATGTTTCTCAGACTGTACAAA attCAAAAACAGTATCAGAGACGAAAGTAGAAAAGAAAAAGGGTGACCGAATACCATATTTTACAAAAGACCCTAAAACAATGAATGATAAAACATATTTGCTTAACTCTATCATAAATATTGTAAGAAACAAACAAAATGAAAATGTAGATATTGAAGAAAATCAGCAAGACATTTTCCATTATATGACACCATTATTCTCGGAAAAAGATTTTATGTCATTTTTTACCAATAAGA AATGCAATCATGCTGAGAAAAATAGGCATAATGTAGCAACAGAAATGGACATATGGTGTGACAATCTTAAACAAAATTTAGAAGAAGCTGCCAAAGAGAAACGCCTGAATGACTTTCTTATTTCGCTTTCAGCTAGTCTTTCTATGAA aacatggaAAGATATGTGTGAGCTCTATGCATATCAATTAGTAAATGAAGGCAATCCTCATAAAGCAGTATCATATTTACTTTGTATACATAAAACTTACAAAGCTATAAAAGTACTCCAAGATGCGAATTTGTACAAAGAAGCTTATGTTCTCGCGAGATGTAAACTTGAATCAGATGATCCAGTCCTAACAGACGTGTTAAAAAATTGGGCAACCTACGATGTACGCGTAGGTTACTTTGAAGAAGCAGCATACAT ttatgCTCAATTACAAGACTTTTCCAATACAGTGAAATATCTTACACGTATTAAAGATTCAACTACTTTAATGACTGCAGCCGAGATTGCACTTTTATGTGGCGACGACATTCTTAGTAAGTCTTTAGCCGAGGAAGCAATAAATGCAGCTATGAAAAATTCAGAGCATAATTTAGTTCGAAGTATAATCACAAAATTTCCATATCTTAAA TACCGGGAAGTACATTTATTAACCCTTCAAgaacttgaaaaaattattgaaaaagacgTAAAGCTCGACACGATTCAAATGTGGTTGACCGGAGAATTAAAATATGGATTATTCCAAGAATTGAAAACAATATGTGGAGATAGTAGTTCTTATTACAATGAGTTACATCaaagtaatttttctaataCTTTGGAAAATGAACAGATG ttATGGTTCACAGTTAGCTATGAAATTGCAATGGCAATAACTTCTATTGAAAAACAACAGCAGTTGAAACATATTGTTACCGCATTAGGTGCCATTACACAGTTTGAAATATTGCATCGAAAAAATCTTGAAGATCAGTGTAACTTCTTaattgaaattattattaaattagatGCTAAAAGCCCACTGGATGAAGAGAGCATTTATACAAAAATTGATTATCCTGTATCAATTAGCTTACGAGCTTATTTATGTTATGCTCTTTTAAATTGGCTCACAGATAATGTACATGAAGAAAATATGAATAACATCAACATGCAGATTTCCAttgttttaatagaaaatttgatCGAGGATGTTTTAAATAAAcgtgctgtaaaatattggtcgattacAAACGAAATTAACAAACTGGAAAGCCAAGTAGTTTCCGATCTGT gtaaaattcaagaaaataaaGATGAACAATATATGGAATCTCTTGTACAAGAATTGAATATATTAAAAACTGAAAAGAAACAACTTCTTGATGAACTAGTTTGCATTCCTAATCCTATTATGGTTTATAGCAAGGCAAATGAATTAGCTAACAAGCTGTTGGATGAAACTATTCAAACTAAGTTTCAAGAAATTGTTTCCAAAGCATGGACGAATGCTACCTCGTAA